The proteins below come from a single Pandoraea apista genomic window:
- a CDS encoding acyl-CoA-binding protein, giving the protein MSDLQARFEEAVAQSKTLPERPDNFTLLRIYALFKQGTEGDVSGTRPGMTDFVGRAKFDAWEMLKGKSKEEAQEAYVALVDELKG; this is encoded by the coding sequence ATGAGCGATCTTCAAGCACGCTTCGAAGAGGCGGTAGCCCAATCCAAGACGCTGCCCGAACGCCCCGACAATTTCACGTTGCTGCGTATCTATGCGCTCTTCAAACAAGGCACCGAGGGCGACGTCTCCGGCACGCGTCCCGGTATGACGGATTTCGTCGGTCGCGCCAAATTCGACGCTTGGGAAATGCTCAAGGGCAAGTCGAAGGAAGAGGCGCAAGAGGCTTATGTCGCACTCGT